In Arcobacter sp. F155, one DNA window encodes the following:
- the nuoL gene encoding NADH-quinone oxidoreductase subunit L, producing MENYLYIALFAPLVGSLIATLFANSPKQNFIGVLTTLLIAVSMFASLKLLYFVYSTDVVVSAKLFSWIEIGNLSIPFGFVVDQVSVVMMVVVTVVSTMVHIHSIGYMEHDKSFNRFFAWLSAFVFSMMILVMSDNFAGLFIGWEGVGLCSWGLIGFWYHKKDQELSNDIKKSPFSTLSPFSSISPAFAANEAFITNRIADLAMLLGMFLIFWNLGSLQYDVVFANIIALDNSLIVAIAVLLFIGAMGKSAQFPFNQWLANAMEGPTPVSALIHAATMVTAGVYLVIRANEIFVAVPSVGNFIAALGAFVAIGAALMALVATNIKKIIAFSTLSQLGYMFVAAGLGAYWVALFHLATHAFFKSVLFLGAGNVMHALNDEINIKNMGGLYKHMKGTAIIMIIASLALAGIFPLAGFFSKDLILEVAFGSHSFIIWVVLFITAGLTAFYSFRLIMYVFFGKENFKEFNYHPHEAKSFVIASMSILALLSIVAGWFKPLFVEFVTKKLPVLNVHLDYSTIYLLIVATSAIVLIAIAFAVFRFRKKQTYLSSSLEGKFFYKLLANQFYIPHFIESIVNKSYLILSIIAFKVFDMKIIDFIVDGIAKVIYKSGDKARVSQNGNLSSSLRLMVLGIVFLLVLGIVLAVASQGVY from the coding sequence ATGGAAAACTATTTATATATTGCCCTTTTTGCTCCACTTGTAGGCTCACTAATAGCAACACTATTTGCAAACAGTCCAAAACAGAATTTTATCGGAGTATTAACAACACTTTTAATTGCTGTTTCAATGTTTGCATCTTTAAAACTTTTATATTTTGTGTATTCAACTGATGTAGTAGTTTCAGCAAAACTTTTCTCTTGGATAGAAATAGGTAATTTATCTATTCCTTTTGGTTTTGTAGTTGACCAAGTAAGTGTTGTGATGATGGTTGTTGTAACTGTTGTTTCAACTATGGTTCATATTCATTCTATTGGTTATATGGAGCATGATAAAAGTTTTAATAGATTTTTTGCATGGCTTAGTGCCTTTGTATTTTCAATGATGATACTTGTTATGAGTGATAACTTTGCAGGATTGTTTATTGGATGGGAAGGTGTTGGACTTTGTTCTTGGGGATTAATTGGCTTTTGGTATCACAAAAAAGACCAAGAATTATCAAATGATATTAAGAAATCACCGTTTTCAACCCTTTCACCATTTTCTTCTATTTCACCTGCCTTTGCAGCAAATGAAGCATTTATCACAAATAGAATTGCAGACTTAGCAATGCTTCTAGGAATGTTCTTGATTTTTTGGAACTTAGGAAGTTTACAATATGATGTGGTATTTGCAAATATAATTGCACTAGATAATAGTTTAATTGTAGCTATTGCAGTACTTCTATTTATAGGAGCAATGGGTAAATCAGCACAATTTCCTTTTAATCAATGGCTTGCAAATGCAATGGAAGGACCAACTCCTGTTTCAGCACTAATTCATGCTGCAACAATGGTAACAGCAGGAGTTTACTTAGTAATAAGAGCAAATGAGATTTTTGTAGCAGTTCCAAGTGTAGGAAATTTTATAGCTGCCCTTGGTGCTTTTGTAGCAATTGGGGCTGCACTTATGGCACTAGTAGCTACTAATATTAAAAAAATCATTGCCTTTTCTACTTTATCACAGCTTGGATATATGTTTGTAGCAGCTGGTCTTGGAGCTTATTGGGTGGCACTATTTCACCTTGCAACTCATGCTTTCTTTAAATCAGTTCTATTTTTAGGTGCTGGAAATGTAATGCATGCTCTTAATGATGAAATCAACATCAAAAATATGGGTGGTTTATATAAGCATATGAAAGGTACAGCAATTATTATGATAATTGCTTCTTTAGCTCTTGCTGGAATTTTCCCATTAGCAGGTTTCTTCTCAAAAGATTTAATTTTAGAAGTTGCCTTTGGAAGCCATAGTTTTATTATCTGGGTAGTGTTATTTATAACAGCAGGACTTACGGCATTTTATTCATTTAGACTTATTATGTATGTGTTTTTTGGAAAAGAGAACTTCAAAGAGTTTAATTACCATCCTCACGAAGCAAAGAGTTTTGTAATAGCTTCAATGTCTATTTTAGCTCTTCTTTCAATAGTTGCAGGGTGGTTTAAACCTTTATTTGTAGAGTTTGTAACTAAAAAACTTCCAGTTTTAAATGTGCACTTGGATTATTCAACTATTTATTTATTAATAGTTGCTACAAGTGCTATCGTTTTAATAGCAATTGCCTTTGCAGTGTTTAGATTTAGAAAAAAGCAAACTTATTTATCTTCTTCTTTAGAAGGTAAGTTTTTCTATAAACTGTTAGCAAATCAGTTTTATATTCCACATTTTATAGAGAGTATTGTGAATAAGTCATATCTAATTCTTTCAATAATTGCTTTTAAAGTTTTTGATATGAAGATAATAGATTTTATAGTTGATGGAATTGCAAAAGTGATTTATAAAAGTGGTGATAAAGCAAGAGTTTCTCAAAATGGAAATTTATCAAGTTCATTAAGACTAATGGTTTTAGGAATAGTTTTCCTTTTAGTCTTAGGTATTGTTTTAGCAGTAGCAAGCCAAGGGGTTTATTAA
- the nuoK gene encoding NADH-quinone oxidoreductase subunit NuoK: MTLNAYLILSAVLFFIGMIGVLRRKNLLMLFFSTEIMLNAVNVGLAAVSKFHEDITGQMFAFFIIAIAASEVAIGLGLLILWYKKKGSINLDTLQSMKG; encoded by the coding sequence ATGACTTTAAATGCATACTTAATTTTATCAGCAGTACTTTTCTTTATAGGTATGATTGGAGTATTAAGAAGAAAAAATCTTCTTATGCTTTTTTTCTCAACGGAAATTATGTTAAATGCAGTAAATGTTGGACTTGCAGCTGTATCAAAGTTTCATGAAGATATCACAGGTCAGATGTTTGCCTTTTTTATTATTGCAATTGCAGCAAGTGAAGTTGCTATTGGACTTGGACTTCTTATTCTTTGGTACAAGAAAAAAGGTTCAATCAATCTTGATACTCTACAAAGTATGAAAGGCTAA
- a CDS encoding NADH-quinone oxidoreductase subunit J, which produces MFEIVAFYLFAFLTVTMFSITVFTNNSLYALSSLAAGMIFISAFFFLLGAEFLGAVQIVVYTGAVMALYAFGMMFFDSLSTVKEKIKNPRLVFLLTGISALVVVLIFTAPIVATNIEAHYPINSEWGNSQQVGIVLFTKYLVPFEVAAVMLLVAMIGGIILAGKKMDVSYTELSEEQIDEFEKEQKEKETK; this is translated from the coding sequence ATGTTTGAAATCGTAGCTTTTTATCTTTTCGCATTTTTAACTGTAACGATGTTTTCAATTACAGTTTTTACAAATAACTCTTTATATGCATTAAGCTCACTAGCGGCTGGAATGATTTTTATTTCAGCTTTCTTTTTCCTTTTAGGAGCGGAGTTTTTAGGTGCTGTGCAAATTGTTGTTTATACAGGTGCTGTAATGGCTTTATATGCCTTTGGTATGATGTTCTTTGACTCTTTATCAACGGTAAAAGAGAAAATTAAAAACCCAAGATTGGTATTTTTATTAACAGGTATTTCTGCTTTAGTTGTAGTTTTAATTTTTACAGCTCCAATTGTAGCTACAAATATCGAAGCACACTATCCAATAAATAGTGAATGGGGAAATTCACAACAAGTTGGAATCGTACTTTTTACTAAATATTTAGTTCCCTTTGAAGTTGCAGCTGTAATGCTTTTAGTTGCTATGATTGGTGGAATTATTTTAGCTGGTAAAAAAATGGATGTATCATATACTGAACTTAGTGAAGAGCAAATTGATGAATTTGAGAAAGAGCAAAAAGAAAAGGAGACTAAGTAA
- the nuoI gene encoding NADH-quinone oxidoreductase subunit NuoI, with product MSLEKLKNRDVSVDDYINIFEDNYPKTSWGQFKQVVKRSLKGELFKGLGIVLNIMRQALFKGEMQTVQYPAEKLPIGPRYRAVHKLLALLESGENRCIGCGLCEKICIADCIRMDTRIDENSRKEVLEYTINMGRCIFCGYCAEVCPELAIVHGGRYENASEQRAHFALKEDLLTPLDKLLEQKEYPGFGAVSPDADEKIKKTPLSY from the coding sequence ATGAGTTTAGAGAAACTAAAAAACAGAGACGTTAGCGTTGATGATTATATAAATATATTTGAAGACAATTATCCAAAAACTTCATGGGGACAGTTTAAACAAGTAGTAAAAAGGTCACTAAAAGGTGAACTTTTCAAAGGACTTGGGATTGTTCTAAATATCATGAGACAAGCACTTTTCAAAGGTGAAATGCAAACAGTTCAATATCCAGCTGAAAAGCTTCCAATTGGACCTAGATATAGAGCAGTACATAAACTACTTGCTCTTTTAGAGTCAGGTGAAAATAGATGTATTGGTTGTGGCCTTTGTGAAAAGATTTGTATTGCTGATTGTATTAGAATGGATACTAGAATTGATGAAAATTCTAGAAAAGAAGTACTTGAATATACAATTAACATGGGTAGATGTATCTTTTGTGGTTATTGTGCAGAAGTTTGCCCAGAGCTTGCAATTGTTCATGGTGGAAGATATGAAAATGCAAGTGAGCAAAGAGCGCATTTTGCTTTAAAAGAGGATTTATTAACACCTCTTGATAAATTGTTAGAGCAAAAAGAGTACCCAGGTTTTGGTGCTGTATCTCCGGATGCAGATGAAAAAATTAAAAAAACACCACTTTCATATTAA